In Streptomyces sp. HUAS ZL42, the DNA window TCGACGCACGGGGGATCGTGACGGGGTGGAGTTCCGGCGCACAGCGGTTGCTCGGGTACCCGTACGAGGACGTGGTGGGGCGTCCCGCGGCACGTCTGCTCGGCGGGAACGCCGACAGCACGGTGGACTTCTCCGCGATTCTCGAGGGACGAATCGGGCCGACCTCGCTGCGACACCAGGACGGCCACCACGTGGACGCCGAGTTGCAGGCGTACGCGTCACTCGACCGCGAGGGCGACGCGCAGTGGCTCATCGTGGCCACGTCGCCACAGCGGCCACGTCCGCATCGGGGGCCACGTCCGTATGAGGACGAGGCGACGACGGAGGAAGCCTTCGCGCAGTCCCACCTGCCTGTGATGATCTACGACGCCGAGCTGCGGGCCTTGCGCGGGAGCGCCGGCGCGGCCCGCGAACTGGGCCTCACGGAAGAGCAGATGCGCGGTCGGCGCGTCACCGAAATCCTGCCTCCCCACATCTGCACCACGGTCGAGGAGGGCATGCGCCGGGTCTTCGGGACGGGAGAACCGGAGCGGTTCCAGGTGCATGGCCGGCCGCGGCGCGGAGCCCGCGAGAGATACTGGACCGTATCCGTGTCCCCCTTGAGGAACCCGGCGGGACAGGTGCGACACGTGCAGCTCATCGCGCTCGACGTCACCGAACAGCACCAGGCCCGGGAGCGGCTCGCCCTGCTGAACGACGTCAGCGCACAAGTGGGCAGCACCCTCGACGTGATGCGTACGGCCCAGGAGATGGCCGACGTGGCGGTGGGGCGGCTCGCCGATTTCATCAGCATCGACCTGCTGGACGGGCTGTTCCGCGGCGTCGAGCCCAGGCCGTCCACCACGGGCTCCGTCGCGCTGCGCCGCGCCGCGCAGCGGTCCGTCCTTCCCGGCACCCCCGAGGCGTTGATCCAGCCGGGCGAGGTGGACTTCTACCCGGAATCCTCGCCCCCCGCCCGCTGCCTGGACACGGGTCGGTCGTCGCTGCACAGCACCCTGGACGAAGCCATCGAGAGCTGGCAGGTCGCCGACCCCGAGCGCGCGGCGAAGGTCCGTGACTTCGGGATGCATTCGATCATGGTCATCCCGCTGCGCGCCCGCGGCATCACGCTCGGCGTGGCCGTACTCGTCCGCCACCGCCGCCCGGACTCCTTCGACGAGGACGATCTGCTCCTCGCCGAGGAGATCGCCGCACGCGCTGCCGTGGCGGTGGACAATGCCCGGCGCTTCACGCGCGAGCGGACCACCGCCCTGGCCCTGCAACGAAGCCTGCTGCCGCAGCGGCTCGCCGCCCAGGACGCCGTGGAGGTGGCCTACCGCTACCTCCCGGCCCGGTCCCGGGCAGGGCTGGGTGGCGACTGGTTCGACGTGATCCCGCTGTCGGGCGCCCGGGTCGCCCTGGTCGTCGGAGACGTGGTGGGCCACGGCCTGCGCGCCTCCGCCACCATGGGCCGGCTGCGGACCGCGGTACGCACGCTGGCGGATGTCGACCTGCCCCCCGAGGAACTCCTCGTCCATCTCGACGACCTGATCACCCACCTCAGGGCGGAGGAGGGCCCGGTAACGGATCCCGAGCTCGAGATCATCACCGATCTCATCGCCTCATGCCTGTATCTGGTCTACGACCCGGTCTCGCGCCGCTGCGCCGCCGCCGGGGCGGGCCACCCCCCACCCGCCGTGGTCACACCCGACGGCAAGGCCGAGTTCATCGATCTTCCTGTCGGTCCGCCGCTGGGAGTGGGCGGGCTGCCTTTCGAAGCGGTCGAATGGGAAGTGCCCCGAGGCA includes these proteins:
- a CDS encoding SpoIIE family protein phosphatase, with the translated sequence MDMENAGPLGNGLDQFPDQVTSATAVVDARGIVTGWSSGAQRLLGYPYEDVVGRPAARLLGGNADSTVDFSAILEGRIGPTSLRHQDGHHVDAELQAYASLDREGDAQWLIVATSPQRPRPHRGPRPYEDEATTEEAFAQSHLPVMIYDAELRALRGSAGAARELGLTEEQMRGRRVTEILPPHICTTVEEGMRRVFGTGEPERFQVHGRPRRGARERYWTVSVSPLRNPAGQVRHVQLIALDVTEQHQARERLALLNDVSAQVGSTLDVMRTAQEMADVAVGRLADFISIDLLDGLFRGVEPRPSTTGSVALRRAAQRSVLPGTPEALIQPGEVDFYPESSPPARCLDTGRSSLHSTLDEAIESWQVADPERAAKVRDFGMHSIMVIPLRARGITLGVAVLVRHRRPDSFDEDDLLLAEEIAARAAVAVDNARRFTRERTTALALQRSLLPQRLAAQDAVEVAYRYLPARSRAGLGGDWFDVIPLSGARVALVVGDVVGHGLRASATMGRLRTAVRTLADVDLPPEELLVHLDDLITHLRAEEGPVTDPELEIITDLIASCLYLVYDPVSRRCAAAGAGHPPPAVVTPDGKAEFIDLPVGPPLGVGGLPFEAVEWEVPRGSLLVLYTDGLVEVPEHDLGRGMALLRRCLERPAASLEATCDDLVQSLLPAQPSDDVALLVARTRALDAGQVATWDLPSDPAAVADARAQVARRLADWGLHEVVFTAELVVSELVTNAIRYGSPPVHLRLIRDTALICEVSDGSSTAPHMRRARMFDEGGRGLLLVAQFAERWGTRHRAGGKSIWAEIGLQDERS